The proteins below come from a single Eucalyptus grandis isolate ANBG69807.140 chromosome 3, ASM1654582v1, whole genome shotgun sequence genomic window:
- the LOC104439603 gene encoding uncharacterized protein LOC104439603, with product MDNWPVLSRLKRAVNKARLLFNFRRWRLMLMIADTSGRNWQRRCLSFNNRPGLTGCTDNGRSVSESSGSRQELQRTMSCLLSSEDDIDKRADMFISNFHRQLRMERQISLQLRYCRANSFGPMSS from the coding sequence ATGGACAATTGGCCTGTGCTGAGTCGCCTCAAGAGGGCCGTGAATAAGGCGAGACTCCTCTTTAACTTCCGCCGGTGGCGCCTCATGTTGATGATCGCCGACACTTCAGGCAGGAACTGGCAGCGGCGCTGCTTGAGCTTCAACAACCGGCCTGGGCTGACAGGTTGCACAGACAACGGCCGCTCTGTGTCTGAGAGCTCAGGCTCTCGCCAGGAGCTCCAAAGGACGATGAGCTGCCTGTTGTCATCGGAGGATGACATCGACAAGAGAGCGGACATGTTCATCTCAAACTTCCATCGGCAGCTTCGGATGGAGAGGCAGATCTCTCTTCAGCTCAGATATTGCAGGGCAAATAGTTTTGGCCCCATGTCTTCTTGA